Below is a window of Myxococcus guangdongensis DNA.
GCGCACCGCGGCCTCCAAATCCTTCACCGCCTCCGTCCCGAAGTTGCGCACCGTGAAGGTGAACTGGAACGCGCGCGGGCCGGCCTGCAGCGCGGGCTCCACCTTGAGGTCCACGATGGCGTGGTTGGCGAGCGTCTCCTTGCCCTCGGCCACGTCGCGCAGCACCACCTCCGGCTTCACCGGCGCGCCCGTGGGGCCCTTCACCGTGGGCGGCGGAGCCTCCAGCCGGAACGCCGTGGCCGCCATGTCGGAGACCACCACCAGCCGCTTGGCCGGCATCGGGTTCTCCTCCAGCGAGCGCGCCGCCAGGTCCATGCAGCGCGACAAGTCGGCGCCCCCGTACGTCGGCTTCGCCTCGTCCACGATGGCGCGCAGCCGGCCCCGGTCGAACCCCGGCGGCGGCGGCGAGGCGGGCGAGCCCGTGCACACCACCACCGTGGCGGGCTCCTCGGGCAGCAAATCCTTCAGCGCGTCACGCGCCTCGTCCCGACCCCGCTCGAACAGCGACGTGCCGTCCGACCAGCGCATGGACAGGGACGCGTCCAGGATGATGGCCGTCGCGGCCGGGCCCTTCACCACCTGCGCGGCCTGCGCGTCGCGCGTCAGCTCCGGCCGGGCGAGCGCGAAGGGGATGGCCAGCAGGATGAGCGTGCGCAGCGCGTACAACAGCAGGCGCTTCAACTTGAGGCGGCTGGCGGTGCGCTTCTGGCTTCTGAGCACGAAGGCCAGCGGACCGAACGGATGGGGACGCGGCCTTCTCCGGTCGAACAGGTGCACCAGCAGGGGGATGAGGGCGCCCAGCGCGCCCAGCAGCATCCACGGATTGCCGAACGTCACCCGCGCCTCCCGCGCCGCGCCAGATAACGCAGCAGCACGTCGTCCAGCTTCTCGTCCGTGCGCACCAGCTCGTAGTCCACGTCCGCCTCCGCGCACGACGCCTTCACGTTCGCCAGGAAGGCGTGGAACTCCTCCAGGTAGCTCTCCTTGATTTCACGCGGGTTCACCTCGATGCGGCCCTCACCCTCCATGTCCATGAAGAGCGTGGGGTCATCGAAGGGGAACGTCAGCTCCGCCGGGTCCACGACGTGGAACAGCGACACGTCGTTCTTGCGCTGCCTGAGCGCCAGCACCCGCTTGAGCGCGTCCTGCTTCTCGTCGAGCAGGTCCGACAGGACGATGACTGTGGAGCGCCTTGGCAGCACCTCCGCCAGGTGGTCCGCCGCGCTGCCCAGGTCCGTGGTGCCGCCGGCCGCCGTCGCATCCAGCGTGTCGAGCAGCACGTTCAAGTGGCCCGCGGAGGCGCGCGGAGGCACGTCCTTCCACTTGCCGCCGGTGAGCAGCGCCAGGCCCGCCGCGTCCTGCTGACGCACCAGCAGGTACGACAGCGCGCCCGCCAGCGTCGTCGCCACCTCCAGCTTGGACAAAGCGCCGCTCTGGTAGCCCATGGAGGCGGACGCATCCACCACCATCACCGCGCGCAGGTTCGTCTCGTGCTCGAAGCGCTTGACGTAGTACTTGTCGAACTTGCCGTACGCCTTCCAGTCCAGGTGGCGCAGCTCGTCGCCGGGCGCGTACTCCTTGTGCTCGGCGAACTCCACGCTCTGCCCCTGATGAGGGCTCTTGTGGAGGCCGGACAGCACCCCCTCCATCACCGCGCGGGCACGCAGCTTCACGCCCTTGAGGCGGGCCAGCGTCTGGGCATCGAGCAGCACGCGGCGCTAGCCCTTCACCACCGTGAGGAGCTGGTCGACCAGCTTCACGGACGTGATTCCCTCGCTCTCCGCGGTGAAGTTGGGCAGCACGCGGTGGCGCAGCACGGGCCGCGCCAGCGCGCGCACGTCCTCCACCGTCGCCACGAAGCGCCCGTGCAGGATGGCGCGCGCCTTGGCCGCGAGCACCAGGTACTGGCTGGCGCGAGGACCCGCGCCCCACGACACGTTCTTCGCCACGAAGTCCGGCACGCCCGCCTCCTTGGGGCGGGTGTTGCGCACCAGCTCCACCGCGAAGCGCACCACGTGGTCCGGCACCGGCACGCGCCGCACCAGATCCTGGAGCGCGACGATGCGCTCGGGAGACAGAATCTTCTCGAGCGCCGGCTGCTCGCCGCCGGTGGTGCTCTTGACGATTTGAATCTCCTCCTCGGCGGTGGGGTAGCCCACGTCCACCAGGAACATGAACCGGTCCAGCTGCGCCTCGGGCAGGGGGTAGGTGCCCTCCTGCTCGATGGGGTTCTGCGTGGCGAAGACGAGGAAGGGCGGGGCCAGCGGATACGTGCGGCCGCCGGCGGTGATGCGGTACTCCTGCATGGCCTGCAGCAGCGCGGCCTGCGTCTTGGGCGGCGTGCGGTTCACCTCGTCGGCCAGGATGATGTTGGCGAACAGGGGGCCCTGCACGAAGCGGAAGTTGCGCCGGCCGGTGGTGCGGTCCTCCTCCAGGATGTCCGTGCCGGTGATGTCCGAGGGCATCAGGTCCGGGGTGAACTGGATGCGGTTGAAGGACAGGTTCAGCACGTCCGCCAGCGTGGAGATGAGCAGCGTCTTGGCCAGGCCCGGCACGCCGACGAACAGGCAGTGGCCCCGGCTGAAGAGCGAGATGAGCAGGTGCTCCACCACCTCGCGCTGCCCGACGACGCGCTTCTCGATTTGGGCGACGATGGCGTTACGGGCCTCGGCAAGCTCCTCGACTGCGCGGAGGTCGTCGCTCGAGGCGTCGGGCACGGGACGTGGGGCGGGGGCGGCGCTTTCCATGGAAGGAGTCTCTTAATTCGCGGGCGGCGCCCGGACCAACGGTTTCCTCCGACCGAGCGGCCGAGTCGTGCGGTGGCAACCGTTGGAGTGGGGGCCTATTCCGCTGTCACACACTCGGGGGACGCGGCCCGGAGGCCCCAGTCGCCTGCATGCCCCCCGGGCGGGTGCCTCCCCCCGAGGGACAGGGGGAATGCCACGTCCCGGACACGCTGCTTACCGTCTCCGGAGAGCCGGCTCGCGAAGGACGGCGGCGGCTCGGGGAGCGCGCATGCGGTCAGAGCGAGCGGGGCGTTGGTTCCAGGGCTGGCGGTGGCTCGCGCCATTGGCCCTCCTGTGGGGCGTGGGGCTGGCGTGTGGCTCGGAGCCGGGCGCCCCCGAAGCCCCTGGGGAGGAGGCCGCGCCGGGCACGGACGACGGCGCCAACGCGGGCTCGGGGACGATGCCGCCGAAGTCGGGCACCCAGCCGCCCTCCGAGGGCGAG
It encodes the following:
- a CDS encoding DUF58 domain-containing protein, with amino-acid sequence MLLDAQTLARLKGVKLRARAVMEGVLSGLHKSPHQGQSVEFAEHKEYAPGDELRHLDWKAYGKFDKYYVKRFEHETNLRAVMVVDASASMGYQSGALSKLEVATTLAGALSYLLVRQQDAAGLALLTGGKWKDVPPRASAGHLNVLLDTLDATAAGGTTDLGSAADHLAEVLPRRSTVIVLSDLLDEKQDALKRVLALRQRKNDVSLFHVVDPAELTFPFDDPTLFMDMEGEGRIEVNPREIKESYLEEFHAFLANVKASCAEADVDYELVRTDEKLDDVLLRYLARRGRRG
- a CDS encoding AAA family ATPase; amino-acid sequence: MESAAPAPRPVPDASSDDLRAVEELAEARNAIVAQIEKRVVGQREVVEHLLISLFSRGHCLFVGVPGLAKTLLISTLADVLNLSFNRIQFTPDLMPSDITGTDILEEDRTTGRRNFRFVQGPLFANIILADEVNRTPPKTQAALLQAMQEYRITAGGRTYPLAPPFLVFATQNPIEQEGTYPLPEAQLDRFMFLVDVGYPTAEEEIQIVKSTTGGEQPALEKILSPERIVALQDLVRRVPVPDHVVRFAVELVRNTRPKEAGVPDFVAKNVSWGAGPRASQYLVLAAKARAILHGRFVATVEDVRALARPVLRHRVLPNFTAESEGITSVKLVDQLLTVVKG